A window of Ranitomeya variabilis isolate aRanVar5 chromosome 2, aRanVar5.hap1, whole genome shotgun sequence contains these coding sequences:
- the LOC143810181 gene encoding microtubule-associated serine/threonine-protein kinase 3-like isoform X2, producing MLELVFLERDISTFADCPFVASMFCSFPTKLHLCMVMEYVPGGDCGSLINHWGPLPLPLARLYIAETILAVEYLHSFGVVHRDLKPDNILITSTGHIKVTDFGLSKLGLMRPTSDIYKAPTKDITHEFLDGEAFGTPKYMAPEVILGKGYGRPVDWWSVGIILYNFFFAITPFQGASKREIVRSVLEDDIIWKHHYYSAPPYARRLITELLRKNPAYRLGTEGANEIKVHPFLRVLDFNKLLSQKPMFVPDLKSDEDTCYFIIGRSRQKHMNSDEGDTTEDNDWPEMKNFVSSYQRFSKLHITNTGIMTNVEPSSPPQCSKENHENHSDMQKESSPSKTIGDNEEPMSAQGLSSENSKKHSDMQKESSPSKTIGDNKEPMSAPGLSPENSKKHSDMQKELSSSNTNGDNQCFSAKTSESSSPSLSESPVQRNRKSFLKLRKQQKTDKVEEGERRRGSIFRRMISSCRRGLSRAARAVRESCIFAPCQHGSYNLSTTEIPHI from the exons ATGCTTGAATTGGTCTTTCTGGAGAGGGACATCTCAACATTCGCGGATTGTCCCTTTGTGGCCTCCATGTTCTGCTCCTTTCCTACCAAACTTCATCTGTGTATGGTCATGGAGTATGTACCAG GAGGAGACTGTGGCAGTCTTATAAATCACTGGGGTCCTTTACCCCTCCCCTTGGCACGACTGTACATTGCTGAAACCattcttgctgtggaatatctgCACAGCTTTGGTGTGGTGCACAGAGACCTGAAGCCTGACAA TATCCTGATAACATCAACAGGACATATTAAGGTCACCGATTTTGGGCTTTCAAAACTCGGCCTCATGAGACCGACATCAGACATCTACAAGGCCCCAACTAAGGACATCACCCACGAGTTCCTTGATGGCGAG GCTTTTGGCACCCCTAAATACATGGCCCCAGAAGTTATCCTAGGGAAAGGCTATGGAAGGCCTGTTGACTGGTGGTCAGTAGGGATCATCCTGTATAATTTTTTCTTTGCAATTACACCATTTCAAGGGGCTTCCAAAAGAGAGATAGTACGCAGTGTCCTTGAGG ATGACATAATTTGGAAACATCATTACTACTCTGCTCCACCCTATGCTCGTCGCCTGATCACTGAGCTACTTCGGAAGAATCCAGCATATAGACTTGGGACAG AAGGAGCAAATGAGATCAAAGTTCATCCATTTCTACGTGTTTTGGACTTCAACAAACTTCTAAGTCAGAAACCCATGTTTGTGCCTGATCTAAAGTCAGATGAGGACACATGCTACTTTATCA TTGGTCGTAGCAGACAAAAACATATGAATTCAGATGAGGGGGACACAACTGAGGACAATGACTGGCCAGAAATGAAAAACTTTGTATCATCTTATCAAAGGTTTTCTAAA CTACATATCACCAATACCGGGATCATGACCAATGTAGAGCCTTCTTCACCTCCACAGTGTTCCAAAGAGAACCATGAAAACCACTCAGACAT GCAGAAGGAATCTTCCCCTTCCAAAACTATTGGAGACAATGAAGAGCCTATGTCAGCTCAAGGGCTTTCCTCAGAGAACAGCAAGAAACACTCAGACAT GCAGAAGGAATCTTCTCCTTCCAAAACTATTGGAGACAATAAAGAGCCAATGTCAGCTCCAGGGCTTTCCCCAGAGAACAGCAAGAAACACTCAGACAT GCAGAAAGAATTGTCTTCTTCCAATACTAATGGAGACAATCAGTGTTTCAGTGCTAAAACCAGCGAGTCCTCCTCGCCCTCATTGTCAG AATCTCCAGTTCAGAGAAATAGAAAATCATTTTTAAAACtgagaaaacaacaaaaaacagacaAAGTAGAAGAAGGGGAAAGAAGACGAG GTTCTATCTTCCGCCGGATGATATCATCCTGCCGACGTGGATTATCCAGGGCTGCTCGTGCTGTCAGAGAAAGCTGCATTTTTGCACCTTGTcagcatggcagctataacctctCTACGACAGAAATCCCCCACATCTAG
- the LOC143810181 gene encoding microtubule-associated serine/threonine-protein kinase 3-like isoform X1, with translation MLIVEYVRHQRSATNLPVAVHLVRHKDTDQICAVKKIDKENLKNIKMLELVFLERDISTFADCPFVASMFCSFPTKLHLCMVMEYVPGGDCGSLINHWGPLPLPLARLYIAETILAVEYLHSFGVVHRDLKPDNILITSTGHIKVTDFGLSKLGLMRPTSDIYKAPTKDITHEFLDGEAFGTPKYMAPEVILGKGYGRPVDWWSVGIILYNFFFAITPFQGASKREIVRSVLEDDIIWKHHYYSAPPYARRLITELLRKNPAYRLGTEGANEIKVHPFLRVLDFNKLLSQKPMFVPDLKSDEDTCYFIIGRSRQKHMNSDEGDTTEDNDWPEMKNFVSSYQRFSKLHITNTGIMTNVEPSSPPQCSKENHENHSDMQKESSPSKTIGDNEEPMSAQGLSSENSKKHSDMQKESSPSKTIGDNKEPMSAPGLSPENSKKHSDMQKELSSSNTNGDNQCFSAKTSESSSPSLSESPVQRNRKSFLKLRKQQKTDKVEEGERRRGSIFRRMISSCRRGLSRAARAVRESCIFAPCQHGSYNLSTTEIPHI, from the exons ATGCTGATAGTGGAATATGTGAGACACCAGAGATCAGCCACGAATCTGCCAGT GGCCGTCCACTTAGTTCGCCATAAAGACACAGACCAGATATGTGCTGTGAAGAAAATTGACAAGGAGAACCTGAAAAATATAAAGATGCTTGAATTGGTCTTTCTGGAGAGGGACATCTCAACATTCGCGGATTGTCCCTTTGTGGCCTCCATGTTCTGCTCCTTTCCTACCAAACTTCATCTGTGTATGGTCATGGAGTATGTACCAG GAGGAGACTGTGGCAGTCTTATAAATCACTGGGGTCCTTTACCCCTCCCCTTGGCACGACTGTACATTGCTGAAACCattcttgctgtggaatatctgCACAGCTTTGGTGTGGTGCACAGAGACCTGAAGCCTGACAA TATCCTGATAACATCAACAGGACATATTAAGGTCACCGATTTTGGGCTTTCAAAACTCGGCCTCATGAGACCGACATCAGACATCTACAAGGCCCCAACTAAGGACATCACCCACGAGTTCCTTGATGGCGAG GCTTTTGGCACCCCTAAATACATGGCCCCAGAAGTTATCCTAGGGAAAGGCTATGGAAGGCCTGTTGACTGGTGGTCAGTAGGGATCATCCTGTATAATTTTTTCTTTGCAATTACACCATTTCAAGGGGCTTCCAAAAGAGAGATAGTACGCAGTGTCCTTGAGG ATGACATAATTTGGAAACATCATTACTACTCTGCTCCACCCTATGCTCGTCGCCTGATCACTGAGCTACTTCGGAAGAATCCAGCATATAGACTTGGGACAG AAGGAGCAAATGAGATCAAAGTTCATCCATTTCTACGTGTTTTGGACTTCAACAAACTTCTAAGTCAGAAACCCATGTTTGTGCCTGATCTAAAGTCAGATGAGGACACATGCTACTTTATCA TTGGTCGTAGCAGACAAAAACATATGAATTCAGATGAGGGGGACACAACTGAGGACAATGACTGGCCAGAAATGAAAAACTTTGTATCATCTTATCAAAGGTTTTCTAAA CTACATATCACCAATACCGGGATCATGACCAATGTAGAGCCTTCTTCACCTCCACAGTGTTCCAAAGAGAACCATGAAAACCACTCAGACAT GCAGAAGGAATCTTCCCCTTCCAAAACTATTGGAGACAATGAAGAGCCTATGTCAGCTCAAGGGCTTTCCTCAGAGAACAGCAAGAAACACTCAGACAT GCAGAAGGAATCTTCTCCTTCCAAAACTATTGGAGACAATAAAGAGCCAATGTCAGCTCCAGGGCTTTCCCCAGAGAACAGCAAGAAACACTCAGACAT GCAGAAAGAATTGTCTTCTTCCAATACTAATGGAGACAATCAGTGTTTCAGTGCTAAAACCAGCGAGTCCTCCTCGCCCTCATTGTCAG AATCTCCAGTTCAGAGAAATAGAAAATCATTTTTAAAACtgagaaaacaacaaaaaacagacaAAGTAGAAGAAGGGGAAAGAAGACGAG GTTCTATCTTCCGCCGGATGATATCATCCTGCCGACGTGGATTATCCAGGGCTGCTCGTGCTGTCAGAGAAAGCTGCATTTTTGCACCTTGTcagcatggcagctataacctctCTACGACAGAAATCCCCCACATCTAG